From one Rhodamnia argentea isolate NSW1041297 chromosome 1, ASM2092103v1, whole genome shotgun sequence genomic stretch:
- the LOC115727333 gene encoding uncharacterized histidine-rich protein DDB_G0274557-like translates to MSHLTYFLVLPGVAALAATTTTDAGRNLLDKESPSELLMPRPRLDPKHPSGHGHPDCHVLEEGPNNEHEQRPEPEKKQPPCGRPLSEHNHDHDDNSHDCIRHRHAMEDYQHGHSPGRGGHDGHGGPDPPNSNGDHGHAIEGGERKPLEEKGPSHHDHDHDHGDNHGHPPHRHALEDNHRERLGEHGGDERKPPEEKGPHDHDHDHDHGGDHDHPPYRHLLEDDHHERPSEHRGDE, encoded by the exons ATGTCTCACCTCACATACTTCCTAGTTCTCCCCGGAGTGGCGGCTTtggccgccaccaccaccacggaTGCCGGTCGTAACTTGCTAGATAAGGAAAGCCCGTCTGAGTTATTGATGCCAAGGCCACGGCTAGACCCTAAACATCCTTCGGGACACGGCCACCCCGATTGCCACGTTCTCGAGGAAGGTCCGAACAATGAGCACGAGCAAAGGCCGGAACCAGAAAAGAAGCAACCTCCGTGTGGGAGACCCCTGAGTGAACATAATCACGACCATGACGACAACAGCCACGATTGCATTCGTCATCGTCATGCCATGGAGGATTATCAGCATGGTCACAGTCCGGGGCGTGGCGGCCACGATGGCCATGGTGGCCCCGATCCACCGAATTCTAACG GTGATCATGGCCACGCCATCGAAGGCGGAGAGCGAAAGCCTCTAGAGGAGAAAGGACCATCACATCACGACCACGACCATGACCACGGTGACAATCATGGCCATCCTCCTCATCGTCATGCCCTAGAAGATAATCATCGTGAACGTCTCGGTGAACATGGGGGTGATGAGCGAAAGCCTCCAGAGGAGAAAGGAccccacgaccacgaccacgaccacgaccacggtGGCGATCATGACCATCCTCCTTATCGTCATCTCCTAGAGGATGATCATCATGAACGTCCTAGCGAACATAGGGGCGATGAGTGA